The genome window TTGCTTGGCCTGGCTGAATTTGTTTCGTACGTTCGCTTCTTTTTTTCTATCCTGTTTAGTTTTCAAAGGCCTATTTGTTAGCCGCCCCGTTTGGGCGACATCTACTAATATACCATCTTTCTTTTTCGCTGTCAACTACTTTTTTATCTTTTTTCGTATTGCAAGCTATATAAATTTAAACAGCAACTAATAGCGACAGCATTGTCTATATTACCATCCTTATTCCTGTGTGTCAATAGTTTTTTAGCTTTTTTTAAAAAAATAAGTCAGGTGCTCCCCTGACTTATTCTATCTTTTCAAACATATCTTTTTCTACGCCGCATTCAGGGCAAACCCAATCCTCTGGAAGATCCTCAAAAGAAGTCCCAGGGGCAACTCCGTTTTCAGGATCGCCTTTCTCAGGATCATATACATATCCGCATATAGTGCATTCCCATTTATCCATGTTTTTCTCCTTTCTTTTTATTTGATTCTTCTGTATGTTTTATAATATTGTTTTGTTCTCATTCACAAATAGGCTTATAATATTTTCTATCATGTCTACAGAGTGGGCAGACTGCAGGTGGCTGCTCGCCTTCATAGACATATCCACATTCTCTGCATTCCCATTTTATTTTGTTATCTTTTTTAAGCAACTTCTTCTGTTCCAGCATTTCCTTTAATTTTGCAAATCTTTCAGCATGGAGCTTTTCAACCTTTTGGACTTGTCTGAAATAATTCTCTGCCTCTTTGTCTCCTGCCTGTTTTGCCTGTTTTTCAAACTCAGGATACATGTCTTTATATTCATATGTTTCACCATCTATGGCTGCCTGTAGATTTTCAGCAGTATCTCCTATCCCATTTAACAATTTAAAGATCACTTCTGCATGCTCTTTTTCATTAGCTGCAGCCTGTTCAAACATCTCTGCTATTTCCAGCCATCCTTCTTTTCTAGCAACAGATGCAAAAAAAGTATATTTGTTTCTTGCCTGGCTCTCTCCTGCAAAAGCCTGTTTTAAGTTCTCTATAGTTTTTTTATCCATCTAGTCCACCTCTTCTATTTACAGTATTTATTTTTATTTTATCAAATAATCTACGTTTAATTATATACCCTGTCATATTTTTAATAAACATATAAATTTATTTTCCAACTATAGTCCTTGTACCTATC of Clostridia bacterium contains these proteins:
- a CDS encoding rubrerythrin family protein, encoding MDKKTIENLKQAFAGESQARNKYTFFASVARKEGWLEIAEMFEQAAANEKEHAEVIFKLLNGIGDTAENLQAAIDGETYEYKDMYPEFEKQAKQAGDKEAENYFRQVQKVEKLHAERFAKLKEMLEQKKLLKKDNKIKWECRECGYVYEGEQPPAVCPLCRHDRKYYKPICE
- a CDS encoding rubredoxin: MDKWECTICGYVYDPEKGDPENGVAPGTSFEDLPEDWVCPECGVEKDMFEKIE